The Paraburkholderia caffeinilytica genome segment CGCACGGCCTGAACGGGACAGGCGAGGATTGCGGCGGGTGCAACTCGAGGTTCGTGTACCTTGGCCAACTAGTCGACTGGTGAAAAAAGAAGAGCGGTCCTTTGCTGAATAGAGGCCGCCCTTCTTTAGTACTGGCCGGCGTTATTGCTTGCCGGCGCCCAGCTCGTCGCGCACTTGCGCGGCGATCTCGAACGAACGCAGCCGTGCTTTGTGATCGTAGATTTGCGCGGTCAGCATCAATTCATTCGCGCCGGTCTGATCGATGACCGACAGCAGTCCTTCGCGAACCGTATCCCGATCGCCGATCACGGAGCAGGCGAGTGAATGCGCGACGCCGTTCAACTCCATCTCCGACGCTTCGATCCGTTCGACCGGCGGTTGCAGTTGACCAGGCGTGCCGCGCCGCAGGTTGACGAACTGCTGCTGCAGCGAGGTGAACAGACGCCGCGCTTCGTCGTTGCTATCGGCGGCGAAGAGATTGACGCCGACCATGGCGTACGGCTTATCGAGTGTCGCCGACGGCCGGAATTGCTCGCGATAGACCTTCAGCGCGGTGAACATGTGGTCTGGTGCAAAGTGCGACGCGAATGCGAACGGCAGACCGAGCGCCGCAGCCAGCTGCGCGCTGAACAGCGACGAGCCGAGCAACCACAGCGGCACATGCAGACCCGCGCCCGGAACGGCACGAATGCGCTGACCCGGCACGGGGTCGGCGAAATAGCGTTGCAACTCGACGACGTCGTCGGGGAACGACTCCGCGCTATTTTGCAGGTCGCGGCGCAGCGCGCGGGCGGTGCTTTGATCGGTGCCGGGCGCGCGGCCGAGGCCCAGGTCGATACGATCGGGATAGAGCGAGGCGAGGGTGCCGAACTGTTCCGCGATGACGAGCGGTGCATGGTTGGGCAGCATGACGCCGCCGGAGCCGACGCGGATTGTCTTCGTCCCACCGGCCACGTGGCCGATCACCACCGCGGTGGCCGCACTGGCGATGCCCGTCATGTTGTGGTGTTCAGCCAGCCAGAAGCGGCGGTAGTTCCAGTTTTCCGCGTGCCGGGCGAGGTCCAGTGTGTTCCTGAATGCGTCCGCGGGGGTGGCGCCTGCGGTGACCGGCGATAGGTCGAGGACCGAGAAGGGGATCATTTTCTGTTCATGTGCTGTTTCGGGCGCTTTCGCGCGATGGGGCATTGTGGCAAAGGTTCTGGTTTTCTGCTGATGGGGTGGGGATGTCCACGTTCGTGGAAGGGGGTTTGGAGTTGGTTGCCTGCTGCTGTCAACCGGATACCCTGGTGGTCGCGATCAAACGGTTTTGGGCCGGGTGAGTTTTCGAGATTCTTGATCTGACGGCTCACCGTGCCCTGTGTGACGCACAGGGCGCGGCGCGCTGGCGTTGTGTCGAAATCTGGCAAGCCGGCTCGCGGAAGCCGGGCCGTATTTCATTTGTTTTCGCCCAAAAAATTCTTTATAGCAGCGCATTTGGGGACATTCGACGTCTCCATATCGTCTGGACACGCCAGCCATTTGTAAAAATCCAGCTCTTGACTCGCGATTTTTGACCGGCACGCGGCTACTTGAAAATCAGTATCCGGCATATATTCGTCACGCCATTCATTAAACGCAAGCGCAATAACAGAACAATCCGATTTCAGCTTGTCTTTCCAGATTTTGAAATTTGCATCAAGCGCAGCTTGTTTATCCCCTTTGGTATTTTTTCTGATGCTTTCGTAAAGTTTGTTGGCCTTTGAAATTGTCTTGTTCGTGTCGATGCTGGTGCATGTCAAAAAGTCATCGCGCGTTTTCGCATTTTTCTCGCAAGTGGAGTCTGCAAATGCAGACGAAAAAGCAAAAATAAAAATAGAGGTGGCCATAATCTTAATGGCTTGCATCGTAATCTCCATTTTCGCCTTCAATCGTTCCGGCCTTGTGATTCGCGTGAACACGGCTCTTGTCGCTGCTCGTAAGCGGGTCATCTTCGACCACGGCGTAATAGATGGACATCGTTAAAGTTCCTTTCTTTATCGCAGGTGGTCTTCGTTCGACATCAATGAGTGGTGGTGCCCGCGTGCGTCGGCACGAAGCTGGTGGCATGCGCTTTGCGGTGGGGGCTATCGGCAATCATGGCACCGTTATCAAGCATGCTTCCTGTCACTGCGACCGGTTTGAAATGAGACATATCGGGTATGCCGACACCCGCAATAATCTGTGCGCGACTGCCATCCGCGTACTCGGTGCGCTCAGTCAGTGAGCCAATCGTGGCGAGGGGATATTGGGTTCCAGTCGGTGAATTTTGTGTCATGTGTCCGTCTCCTTCGCGTTTGAAAAAAGTTTTGCGAAGAGACTCACGCATCGGATCGCGAACCGCTATAGGACAAGTACGAAAAATGGAGCGCCCAGGGACGAAAAAAGCTCGCACGCGGCGACAAGAAAACCCCACCGCCATAGCCACACGGACAACAAGCACGGCGCAGCCAACTCCCTTCCCGTTACATGCAATCCCGATATACATATGGCCGATCAATATTTAACAACCGCATGTAGCGCTGCTACCTTAAACCCCTCGAACAGAGCACTGCATCCAGCCAGGAAAGCCACCGCCCCGCCGGGCAAAAACCACCCAGGGAGACACACACCGTGTCCATCGAATTCATCGGCATGATCCAGACCCGCAAGGTGTCTGAAACCCACGCTCCGCAAGGTCCGGTCATCGACATCGACTACGTGGAGCAATTCGCCCGCGCACATGAAGCCGCGGGCTTCGACCGGATCCTCGTGCCGCATCACTCGACGAGTCCCGATGCGCTCCTCACCGTCGCCCACGCGGCCAGCGTCACGAGCAAAGTGCACTTCATGCTCGCGCATCGCCCGGGCTTCGTTGCACCCACGCTCGCCGCGCGCCAACTGGCGACACTCGATCACTACTCGGGCGGCCGTCTCGCCGTGCACATCATCTCCGGTGGCGACGACGCCGAACAACGCCGCGACGGCGACTATCTGTCGCATGACGAACGCTACGCACGCACCGACGAATACCTGCACATCCTGCGCCGCATCTGGACCGAAGCGAAACCCTTCGATCACAACGGCCAGTACTACCGCTTCGAACAAGGCTTCTCCGAAGTGAAACCGCTGCAGCAACCCCATATCCCCGTGTACTTCGGCGGCGCGTCGGCGCCCGCGCTCGAAATCGCCGGA includes the following:
- a CDS encoding LLM class flavin-dependent oxidoreductase, with translation MIPFSVLDLSPVTAGATPADAFRNTLDLARHAENWNYRRFWLAEHHNMTGIASAATAVVIGHVAGGTKTIRVGSGGVMLPNHAPLVIAEQFGTLASLYPDRIDLGLGRAPGTDQSTARALRRDLQNSAESFPDDVVELQRYFADPVPGQRIRAVPGAGLHVPLWLLGSSLFSAQLAAALGLPFAFASHFAPDHMFTALKVYREQFRPSATLDKPYAMVGVNLFAADSNDEARRLFTSLQQQFVNLRRGTPGQLQPPVERIEASEMELNGVAHSLACSVIGDRDTVREGLLSVIDQTGANELMLTAQIYDHKARLRSFEIAAQVRDELGAGKQ
- a CDS encoding LLM class flavin-dependent oxidoreductase, translating into MSIEFIGMIQTRKVSETHAPQGPVIDIDYVEQFARAHEAAGFDRILVPHHSTSPDALLTVAHAASVTSKVHFMLAHRPGFVAPTLAARQLATLDHYSGGRLAVHIISGGDDAEQRRDGDYLSHDERYARTDEYLHILRRIWTEAKPFDHNGQYYRFEQGFSEVKPLQQPHIPVYFGGASAPALEIAGRHADVYALWGESKAQVREQVARVRAEATKHGRTVRFSVSFRPILAATETAAWARAEHILEETKRLRAAQGLGVGGPAQSEGARRLLAASGESDRVDERLWTGVAKEIGGRSNSTALVGTPEQVAETLAEYYALGVSTFLVRGFDPLEDAIDYGRELIPATRERIARVERVAA